The Setaria viridis chromosome 6, Setaria_viridis_v4.0, whole genome shotgun sequence genome contains a region encoding:
- the LOC117859595 gene encoding uncharacterized protein, translated as MRAGGMLCRSQAATAVCVPGDARSMVVARRADRTIVAAGGGDDAAARALHDVRYARLGGHDERRRSTSRRFAAPPPPPVAVSSAASCKPRVEIRRRATARAAAPVAVTLPMVTKSPSKEAPAKDLAAAAKRVSSAAAVAAPGDQVLQVVVMKVAIHCQGCAGKVRKHISKMEGVTSFSIDLESKKVTVMGHVSPAGVLESISRVKKAELLA; from the exons atgAGGGCGGGCGGGATGCTGTGCCGTtcgcaggcggcgacggcggtgtgCGTGCCGGGAGACGCGCGGTCCATGGTCGTGGCCCGCCGCGCCGACCGCACCATCGTGGCCGCCGGGGGCGGggacgacgccgccgctcgcgccctgCACGACGTCAGGTACGCGCGCCTCGGCGGCCACGACGAGCGCCGCCGCTCCACGTCCCGCCGGTTCGcggcgccccctcctccgccggtgGCTGTCTCCAGCGCCGCGTCGTGCAAGCCGCGCGTGGAGATCAGGCGGCGCGCCAccgcccgggcggcggcgcccgtggcCGTGACGCTGCCCATGGTGACCAAGAGCCCGTCCAAGGAGGCCCCCGCCAAGGACCTCGCGGCGGCCGCCAAGCGCgtgtccagcgccgccgccgtcgcggcgcccGGCGACCAGGTCCTCCAG GTGGTGGTGATGAAGGTGGCGATCCACTGCCAGGGCTGCGCAGGGAAAGTCAGGAAGCACATCTCCAAAATGGAAG GTGTGACGTCGTTCAGCATCGACCTGGAGAGCAAGAAGGTGACGGTGATGGGCCACGTGTCGCCGGCCGGCGTCCTTGAGAGCATCTCCAGGGTCAAGAAGGCCGAGCTCCTCGCCTGA